Within the Sphingobium baderi genome, the region TCCATACGCCGGATCGACGACCGGACGTTCCGTATCGTGCGCGCGTCTCTTCCGGCGCGGCCCATCCCTCATCGTCCCGCCAGCACCGCCGCGCTCCCGCCAGCGCCGCCGCCAGCGGAGATCATCGTCACCGCTTCCAAGCGTGACGTGCCGCTGCCGCGCTATGCCGGCCTGGTGGACATGGTGAGCGGCGGTCTGTTCGACAGCGGCGAAGCAGCGGGCGGATCGGCGGCGCTCCTCTCCCGCGTGGCGAGCCTCAGTTCCACCCATGCCGGATCGGGCCGCAACAAGCTCTTCATCCGCGCCATCGCGGATTCGGGCGTGGCGGGGCCGACGCAGGCAACGACGGGACAATATCTGGGTGACATGCGCCTCAACTACGCCGCGCCGGACCCGGACCTGCGCCTTTACGACATGCGCGGCGTCGAAGTGCTGGAAGGGCCGCAGGGCACGCTTTACGGCGCGGGATCGCTGGGCGGCATCATCCGCATCATTCCCAATCCGCCCAATCTGGGCGAAACGGGCGGCCAGATTTCGGCGGGCGTCTCCGCCACGCAGCATGGCGATCCGGGCGGCGACCTGGCGGCGGTGCTCAACCTGCCCATCGTGCCGGAGAAGATCGCGCTGCGCGTCGTGGGCTATGGCGTGCAGGAGGGCGGCTATATCGACGACCGGTTACGGGATCGCGACGACGTTAACCGGACGCGCATCTACGGCACGCGGGCGGCGCTGCGTTTTGCGCCCGACGAGGATTGGACCATCGACCTCAGCGGCCTCTACCAGCGGATCAACGGCCGGGACGCGCAATATGCCAGCCGAAACAGCGGACGCCTGACACGGGATTCGAGCGTCGCCCAGCCCTATCATTCCGATTATCTGCTCCTCAACGCACGGGTGGAGCGGCAATGGGACGATATGCGCTTCGTGTCGTCCACCGGCTATGTCCGCAACATCCTCGCCGAAAGCTATGACGCGACCCAGCCCGGCGGACCGCCCGCCCTGTTCCGACAGAGGAACAAGGTGGAGATTTTTTCGACCGAAAACCGGCTGGTGCGCGATCTGGACAATGGGCTGGGCTGGATATTGGGCGCATCCTATCTCGAAAGCACGTCCGACATCCGCCGGTCGCTCACATCCTATGGCACGGCGGCTTTCCAACCGCAGATCATTCCCGGCGTCCCCATGTTCGGGCGGGGCATGGCGGCGACAGCAACAGGCGTGCGTAACCGGATCAAGGAAGCGACGATCTTCGCCGAAGCCTCATTCGAACCGGTCAAGGGGCTGATCGCCACGCTGGGCGGACGGCTGACCAACAGCCGCCTGTCGGGTGAGGCGAACGATCCCATCTCCCTGCTCGCCGCGGCCGATATCGCCTATGCCGAAGCGCAGGCCAACCGCGGCGAAACCATGTTCCTGCCTTCCGCCTCGGTGCTGAGCGACGCCCTGCCCGGCATCACGCTCTACGCGCGGTTTCAACAGGGGTTTCGTCCTGGCGGTCTGGCCGTGGACGACCAGCGCATCGAACGCTTCCGCAATGATCGCGTCTCGACGCTGGAAGCGGGTTTCCGCAAAGGCGTGCCCGGCCGCGATCCCGTGGCGATTTCCGCCAACATCGCCTATACGGACTGGCGCGACATCCAGGCGGACGTGACCGACCGGATCGGGCTGCCGACCACGGCCAATATCGGCGACGGCCGCATCTATACGATAGAGGGACGCGTGGTGCTGCGCCCCATGCCGAAGATCACGCTCGACGCCAGCATGATCTACAATGACAGCCGCCTCGATCAGCCCGCGCAGTTCCTGCGGACGCTCTCCTATGACGGCCGCAGGCTTTCGCTGCCCAATGTCGCTGATCTCAGCGGGCGGCTGGCGGTCGACTATCGCACGCCGGTAAGCGACCTCCTCTCGCTCCATCTGTCGGCCTCCGCACGCTATGTCGGAAAATCGCGGCTGGGCGTCGGCCCGATATTGGGCCGCACCCAGGGCGATTATGTCGACACCGCCTTTTCCGCCAGCCTGACGCGCGGCCCCATGCAATGGTCGCTTTCCCTGTCCAATCTGTTCGACAGCAACGGAAACCGCTTTTCGCTGGGAACGCCCTTCGACCTGCACAGCGATTATTATACGCCGCTGCGGCCGCGCACCGTCCGCGTCGGGCTTGATTTCGCCTTCTGAACGCCGGGTGAATATTTCAGGACGGGTTTGATCGGACGGCAGCGTCCCTCTCGCACAGGCGCACGAAAGAAAGCGCGCCCACGCAGAGGAGACATCATGCGACATCTCTTGGCCTGCACGGCCATCACGCCCGTTCTGGCGGCCCTGGCGGCTGCTCCTGCTTCGGCGGAAACCAAGATCGATTCCAGCACGACCACGGCGGTCAAGACTTCCACCGTCGCCAATGGCGCGGCGGACGACATCAATGTCACGTCGGGCGGCTCCATCAAGCTGACCAGCGGCGCGGCCATCACGATGGACAGCAACAACAAGGTCACTAATGCGGGCACGCTGACGATCAACGACGCCAACAATGTGACCGGCATCATCGTGGCCCCCGGCACGACGGGCGCCATCACCAACAGCGGCACGATCACGCTGACGGAAGATTATACCGCCAAGGACGACGACGATGACGGCGATCTGGACGGCCCCTTCGCCAAGGGATCGAACAAGAAGGGCATCTGGGTCCAGTCCGGCACTGCCCATAACGGCGCGATCGACCATAGCGGCACCATCACGATCGAGGGCAATCAATCGGCGGGCATCCGCCTGGACGCCCCGCTGACGGGTAATCTTTCCACCAGCGGCACGATCAATGTGGTGGGCGACAACAGCTATGGCGTGCTTGCCAATGACGTGACCGGCAACGTCACGCTGCGTGGATCGACCACCGTGCAGGGCGCGAACAGCGTCGGCGCGGCGTTGCTGGGGGATGTCGACGGCGCGATCAAGATTCAGGGCACCATCGCCAGTTCCGGCTATCGTTCCACCACTCGGCCCGCCGATACCAGCAAGCTGGATGCCGACGACCTGCTTCAGGGCGGTTCGGCGGTTCGCATCGCGGGCAATGTGACGGGCGGCATCATCTTCGACGTTCCCCCCACCCGCACCGACCAGGATGATGAGGACGATACCGACATCGATGATGACGGCCTGACCGACAGCAACGAAGGCAGCGCCTCCATCCTCACTTATGGTTCGGCCGCCGCGGTCCAGATCGGCGCGGCGGATCGCGACACCAGCATCGGCGCCGTCGCTGCGGAAAGTTCCGGATACGGCCTGATCGTGAAGGGCGCGATCGGCGGCGCCGGCGTCTATGATGGCGTCGACGCCAATGGTCTGGTCATCGGCGGGCTGGGCGGCGACGTCACCGTTGCAAAAGGCGTGCTCGTCGCAGGGTCTATTTCCGCCACATCCTATGACAGCAACGCGACCGCGCTGCGCCTTGGATCGGGGGCCACAGCGGACAAGTTGGAGATTTCCGGCACCGTGGGCGCGAACGGCTCCAGCAAGGACGGCACCTCCGCCCGCGGCATCGTGATCGATGCGGGCGCACATGCCAGCACCATTGCCGTCAGCGGCACGGTGCAGGCCAAGGCGGGCAGCGATGAAAAAGGCACGGCGGTCGCCATTGTCGATTCGTCCGGCACCGTTTCCACCCTGACCAACAGCGGCAAGATCAGCGCGACAGGCGGCAAGGCCGGATCGAATGTCGCCATCGACCTCAGCGCCAACAGCAGCGGCGTGACATTGGGACAATCCCTGGCGTCGGAAAAGGCCGATGCGCCGTCCATCGTCGGCGATGTCCGGCTGGGATCGGGCAATGACGTCATGACCGTATCGGCGGGATCGGTCGCCGGTAACATCAGCATGGGCGCGGGCGATGACAGCCTGGCCCTGTCGGGCAGCGCCAGCCATAGCGGCAACATCTCTTTCGGCGCGGGGACCGGCACGCTCAGCCTTACCAACACGTCGAAAGTGACCGGCGACGTCGACTTTGCGGGCCAGGGCAGCAGCATGACGCTGTCCGACACGGCGAGCTTCACCGGAAAACTGCTGAACAGCGGCCAGACCGCGCTGGTGCTAAGCGGCGGCACGCTCAATGCCACCAACACCGGATCGATCGCGCTGGCCTCGCTTCAGGCTGGCTCCGGCTCCATCATCGGCGTGACCATCGACGGCGCGAACGGGACGCACACCACCTATGACGTGGCCGGTGCGGCCAGCTTCGCGGACGGCTCGCAGGTCAAGGCGACCATGACCAACGTCAAGGGCGCGGCGGGCGATTATGTCATCGTCCGGGCTGGATCGCTCAACGGTTCGCCCTCGCTGTCCGGCACGACACTGCTTCCCTATATGTTCAAGGGTAGCGTAACCGCCGACAACGGCACGGGCGAAGTCACCCTGAGCGTCGCGGCGAAAAGCGTGACGGAGCTTGGCCTGTCCGGCTCCCAGGCGCGCGCCTATCAGGCGGTCTTCAACGCGCTCGACAATGACAGCGCGGTCGCCAACGCCTATCTGGCGGTCGCGGACGGCGATGCGCTCAAGGCCAATCTGCAACAGATGCTGCCGGATCATGCGGGCGGCACGTTCGAAGCGGTCACATCCGGTTCCCGCGCCACCGCGCGCATCCTCTCCGATCCGGGCGGCATCTATCGCACCAAGGACGGACGGCTGGGCTTCTGGCTGCAACAGGTCGCATTCGGCAGTTCCAAGAGCGTGGGCAACACCGCATCCTATGACATCAACGGCTGGGGCGCGAATGCGGGCGTCGAATATCTGACTGGCATCGGCGCGTTCGGCGGCTCCTTCGCCTATATCCACGGCAGCGATTCCAAGGGCGGCAGCAACCTTGCGGTCGATTCCGACCAGTTCGAACTGGCGGCGCACTGGCGTGGCGATTTCGGTCCGCTTCAGGCCTTTGCCCGCGTCTCGGCCGCGCATATCGACTTCACGGGCACACGTCGTTTCGCCAGCGGGACCGTATCGCGCTCAACCGAGGGCGACTGGTCGGGCAAGCTCTATTCCGCCACGGCGGGCGTCTCTTATGAGAAACGGATGGGCCGCCTGTCGCTGCGTCCGGCGGCCGGGATCGACTATTACCGCCTCAAGGAAAAGGGCTATGTCGAAAGCGGCGGCGGCGATGCGTTCAACCTGACCGTGCTCGGCCGCACCAGCGACGAACTGACAGCCAACGGCACCGTCACGGCCGGCTATGATTTCGGCAGCCTCGATCCGCAGGAAGGCTGGGTCCGCTTCGAACTGGAGGGCGGACGCCGCCAGATCATCGGCGGATCGCTGGGTGACACCGTGGCCTATTTCAAGGGCGGCGAGCAGTTCACGCTGGTCGCGGATGATCGCACCAATGGCTGGACCGGGCGCGCGCGCCTGATCGGCGGCACCGACAGCTTCCGCGTGGGCGGAGAGTTCAGCGCCGAGGAACAGCAAAACCACGTCGCCATAGCATTTCGCGCGACGGTAAACTTCATCCTGTGACGTCTTGAAGATGAACCGGCGGGTCGAACCCCAGACCCTCCAGATCCGCCGGTCACGCCATGTCCCCTCCCCCGGGGATCATGGCCTTGAAAGGGAAAGGGCGCCGTCCCCCATGACGGCGCCCTTTCTTTTTTTGCAGATTATGCCGTTTTGAAACCTGTGCCGAATGGTGGGCTTGGGTGGATTGCGGGCATAATTTTATCCCTCGCCCCTTGGGAGTCGGCCTGAGGCGCGTAACACTGGCCGAGCTTGCGGAGACTAGGCGGCTTGCTGGCTGGTCGTATCTGGGTGAGGGGGCATGGGCCGCTCGCTGGATAGCGCGCAGCTTCGCCTTCCTCCCCCTTTTCCAACTTCTCCCCAGGGGGAGAAGCGAAAAAGAACATCCGCAACTAGCCCCAAACCAGCCGACATGGAACCAAGGCTTGTTCCGTCAGCCCAGCGCCTTCTTCAGCAGTTCGTTCACCACCTGCGGATTGGCCTTGCCCTGCATCGCCTTCATGGTCTGTCCCACGAAGAAGCCGAACAGCGCTTCCTTGCCGCCCCGATATTGCTCGACCTTGTCGCCATTGTCGGCCAGCACCTTGGCCACCGCCGCCTCGATCGCGCCGGTGTCGCTGGTCTGTTTGAGGCCCTTTTCCTCGACGATCTTCGCGGGTTTCCCGCCGGTTTC harbors:
- a CDS encoding TonB-dependent receptor domain-containing protein encodes the protein MVRKADVLFVTALAIAAATPARAADRQNINLAPGRLGEAAIALGHQTGASIGMSDQSLAGIATPAVRGRMSAEAALKRLLKGSHASIRRIDDRTFRIVRASLPARPIPHRPASTAALPPAPPPAEIIVTASKRDVPLPRYAGLVDMVSGGLFDSGEAAGGSAALLSRVASLSSTHAGSGRNKLFIRAIADSGVAGPTQATTGQYLGDMRLNYAAPDPDLRLYDMRGVEVLEGPQGTLYGAGSLGGIIRIIPNPPNLGETGGQISAGVSATQHGDPGGDLAAVLNLPIVPEKIALRVVGYGVQEGGYIDDRLRDRDDVNRTRIYGTRAALRFAPDEDWTIDLSGLYQRINGRDAQYASRNSGRLTRDSSVAQPYHSDYLLLNARVERQWDDMRFVSSTGYVRNILAESYDATQPGGPPALFRQRNKVEIFSTENRLVRDLDNGLGWILGASYLESTSDIRRSLTSYGTAAFQPQIIPGVPMFGRGMAATATGVRNRIKEATIFAEASFEPVKGLIATLGGRLTNSRLSGEANDPISLLAAADIAYAEAQANRGETMFLPSASVLSDALPGITLYARFQQGFRPGGLAVDDQRIERFRNDRVSTLEAGFRKGVPGRDPVAISANIAYTDWRDIQADVTDRIGLPTTANIGDGRIYTIEGRVVLRPMPKITLDASMIYNDSRLDQPAQFLRTLSYDGRRLSLPNVADLSGRLAVDYRTPVSDLLSLHLSASARYVGKSRLGVGPILGRTQGDYVDTAFSASLTRGPMQWSLSLSNLFDSNGNRFSLGTPFDLHSDYYTPLRPRTVRVGLDFAF
- a CDS encoding autotransporter outer membrane beta-barrel domain-containing protein, yielding MRHLLACTAITPVLAALAAAPASAETKIDSSTTTAVKTSTVANGAADDINVTSGGSIKLTSGAAITMDSNNKVTNAGTLTINDANNVTGIIVAPGTTGAITNSGTITLTEDYTAKDDDDDGDLDGPFAKGSNKKGIWVQSGTAHNGAIDHSGTITIEGNQSAGIRLDAPLTGNLSTSGTINVVGDNSYGVLANDVTGNVTLRGSTTVQGANSVGAALLGDVDGAIKIQGTIASSGYRSTTRPADTSKLDADDLLQGGSAVRIAGNVTGGIIFDVPPTRTDQDDEDDTDIDDDGLTDSNEGSASILTYGSAAAVQIGAADRDTSIGAVAAESSGYGLIVKGAIGGAGVYDGVDANGLVIGGLGGDVTVAKGVLVAGSISATSYDSNATALRLGSGATADKLEISGTVGANGSSKDGTSARGIVIDAGAHASTIAVSGTVQAKAGSDEKGTAVAIVDSSGTVSTLTNSGKISATGGKAGSNVAIDLSANSSGVTLGQSLASEKADAPSIVGDVRLGSGNDVMTVSAGSVAGNISMGAGDDSLALSGSASHSGNISFGAGTGTLSLTNTSKVTGDVDFAGQGSSMTLSDTASFTGKLLNSGQTALVLSGGTLNATNTGSIALASLQAGSGSIIGVTIDGANGTHTTYDVAGAASFADGSQVKATMTNVKGAAGDYVIVRAGSLNGSPSLSGTTLLPYMFKGSVTADNGTGEVTLSVAAKSVTELGLSGSQARAYQAVFNALDNDSAVANAYLAVADGDALKANLQQMLPDHAGGTFEAVTSGSRATARILSDPGGIYRTKDGRLGFWLQQVAFGSSKSVGNTASYDINGWGANAGVEYLTGIGAFGGSFAYIHGSDSKGGSNLAVDSDQFELAAHWRGDFGPLQAFARVSAAHIDFTGTRRFASGTVSRSTEGDWSGKLYSATAGVSYEKRMGRLSLRPAAGIDYYRLKEKGYVESGGGDAFNLTVLGRTSDELTANGTVTAGYDFGSLDPQEGWVRFELEGGRRQIIGGSLGDTVAYFKGGEQFTLVADDRTNGWTGRARLIGGTDSFRVGGEFSAEEQQNHVAIAFRATVNFIL